One stretch of Astatotilapia calliptera chromosome 3, fAstCal1.2, whole genome shotgun sequence DNA includes these proteins:
- the LOC113018764 gene encoding uncharacterized protein LOC113018764 isoform X1 — MLDTYTLTYVYRCRPPFVVVRCFQVILFVMHIAQLIMGALNLHDCPREPFIPIYLLVVGVVTLLFSILQCLRNCRSAWSCLVSLFVFCWFIAGNVWIYSVYEPNYNKTASPHMYCDKTLYLFAFWTMNLNYILLGFSLFCPCCLCFFVLPLPYGE, encoded by the exons ATGCTTGACACGTACACACTGACATACGTCTACAGATGTAGACCTCCATTTGTGGTCGTAC GATGTTTccaggtgattttgtttgtcaTGCACATTGCTCAGCTCATCATGG GAGCATTGAACCTCCATGACTGTCCCAGGGAGCCCTTTATTCCCATCTACCTGCTGGTGGTTGGAGTGGTGACCTTGCTGTTCTCCATCCTTCAGTGTCTCCGCAACTGCAGGAGCGCCTGGAGCTGCCTCGTTTCACTCTTCGTCTTCTGCTGGTTCATTGCTG GAAACGTGTGGATCTACTCCGTCTATGAGCCCAACTACAATAAGACAGCGAGCCCGCATATGTACTGCGACAAAACACTCTACCTGTTTGCCTTCTGGACCATGAACCTGAACTACATCCTTTTAGGCTTCTCGCTCTTCTGTCCCTGTTGcttgtgcttttttgttttgcctttacCCTATGGTGAATAA
- the LOC113018764 gene encoding uncharacterized protein LOC113018764 isoform X2 codes for MLDTYTLTYVYRCRPPFVVVRCFQVILFVMHIAQLIMALNLHDCPREPFIPIYLLVVGVVTLLFSILQCLRNCRSAWSCLVSLFVFCWFIAGNVWIYSVYEPNYNKTASPHMYCDKTLYLFAFWTMNLNYILLGFSLFCPCCLCFFVLPLPYGE; via the exons ATGCTTGACACGTACACACTGACATACGTCTACAGATGTAGACCTCCATTTGTGGTCGTAC GATGTTTccaggtgattttgtttgtcaTGCACATTGCTCAGCTCATCATGG CATTGAACCTCCATGACTGTCCCAGGGAGCCCTTTATTCCCATCTACCTGCTGGTGGTTGGAGTGGTGACCTTGCTGTTCTCCATCCTTCAGTGTCTCCGCAACTGCAGGAGCGCCTGGAGCTGCCTCGTTTCACTCTTCGTCTTCTGCTGGTTCATTGCTG GAAACGTGTGGATCTACTCCGTCTATGAGCCCAACTACAATAAGACAGCGAGCCCGCATATGTACTGCGACAAAACACTCTACCTGTTTGCCTTCTGGACCATGAACCTGAACTACATCCTTTTAGGCTTCTCGCTCTTCTGTCCCTGTTGcttgtgcttttttgttttgcctttacCCTATGGTGAATAA
- the LOC113018764 gene encoding transmembrane protein 272-like isoform X3 gives MHIAQLIMGALNLHDCPREPFIPIYLLVVGVVTLLFSILQCLRNCRSAWSCLVSLFVFCWFIAGNVWIYSVYEPNYNKTASPHMYCDKTLYLFAFWTMNLNYILLGFSLFCPCCLCFFVLPLPYGE, from the exons aTGCACATTGCTCAGCTCATCATGG GAGCATTGAACCTCCATGACTGTCCCAGGGAGCCCTTTATTCCCATCTACCTGCTGGTGGTTGGAGTGGTGACCTTGCTGTTCTCCATCCTTCAGTGTCTCCGCAACTGCAGGAGCGCCTGGAGCTGCCTCGTTTCACTCTTCGTCTTCTGCTGGTTCATTGCTG GAAACGTGTGGATCTACTCCGTCTATGAGCCCAACTACAATAAGACAGCGAGCCCGCATATGTACTGCGACAAAACACTCTACCTGTTTGCCTTCTGGACCATGAACCTGAACTACATCCTTTTAGGCTTCTCGCTCTTCTGTCCCTGTTGcttgtgcttttttgttttgcctttacCCTATGGTGAATAA
- the LOC113018764 gene encoding transmembrane protein 272-like isoform X4: MFPGDFVCHAHCSAHHGEPFIPIYLLVVGVVTLLFSILQCLRNCRSAWSCLVSLFVFCWFIAGNVWIYSVYEPNYNKTASPHMYCDKTLYLFAFWTMNLNYILLGFSLFCPCCLCFFVLPLPYGE; the protein is encoded by the exons ATGTTTccaggtgattttgtttgtcaTGCACATTGCTCAGCTCATCATGG GGAGCCCTTTATTCCCATCTACCTGCTGGTGGTTGGAGTGGTGACCTTGCTGTTCTCCATCCTTCAGTGTCTCCGCAACTGCAGGAGCGCCTGGAGCTGCCTCGTTTCACTCTTCGTCTTCTGCTGGTTCATTGCTG GAAACGTGTGGATCTACTCCGTCTATGAGCCCAACTACAATAAGACAGCGAGCCCGCATATGTACTGCGACAAAACACTCTACCTGTTTGCCTTCTGGACCATGAACCTGAACTACATCCTTTTAGGCTTCTCGCTCTTCTGTCCCTGTTGcttgtgcttttttgttttgcctttacCCTATGGTGAATAA